From the Euphorbia lathyris chromosome 6, ddEupLath1.1, whole genome shotgun sequence genome, one window contains:
- the LOC136232965 gene encoding uncharacterized protein — protein sequence MKFVVLAKHIPARSTVYRVTGPLQVRFFQHDFVPRDSKAKPKKYKYPAFYDPYGPRPPPTDKIIQLAERIASLPLEERRQIGPFLQYKLKHPKLEPISTEGMDLGPQGDTAGAGAAKVEEKKEKTAFDVKLEKFDASAKIKVIKEVRAFTNLGLKEAKDLVEKAPVVLKAGVTKEEGNGIIEKLKAAGGVAVME from the coding sequence ATGAAGTTTGTTGTACTTGCTAAACACATTCCTGCACGTTCTACTGTCTATAGAGTAACTGGTCCTTTGCAGGTCCGGTTTTTCCAGCATGATTTTGTTCCCAGAGATTCCAAGGCGAAGCCCAAAAAGTACAAGTATCCAGCATTCTATGATCCATATGGTCCAAGACCTCCACCAACTGACAAAATCATTCAACTAGCTGAGCGCATTGCTTCTCTTCCTCTAGAGGAGCGGCGTCAAATTGGCCCCTTTCTTCAATACAAGTTAAAGCATCCAAAACTGGAACCTATTTCAACAGAGGGCATGGACTTGGGCCCTCAAGGTGACACAGCAGGTGCAGGAGCTGCAAAGGTTGAGGAGAAAAAGGAGAAAACAGCCTTTGATGTGAAGTTGGAGAAGTTTGATGCTTCAGCAAAAATTAAGGTTATCAAAGAGGTCAGGGCTTTTACGAATTTGGGATTGAAAGAGGCTAAAGACCTGGTTGAGAAGGCTCCTGTTGTGCTGAAAGCAGGTGTCACCAAGGAGGAAGGAAATGGTATAATAGAGAAGCTAAAAGCTGCTGGAGGTGTGGCAGTTATGGAGTAA